Proteins found in one Streptococcus criceti HS-6 genomic segment:
- the recX gene encoding recombination regulator RecX, translating to MKITKIEKKKRFYLLELDDEEKLYITEDTIVHFMLSRDRLVTKEELVEIKNFAQFSYGKNLALYFLSFKQRTEKEVKDYLNKHDIEEKIIPKVLTDLKKDKWIDDYHYAEVFINQNLTNGDKGPFVLSQKLSQKGIAKSIIEECLDGQDFSHTVVKVGQKLYKKYAGRYPAKTIKAKIQQNLLSKGFDYQTVNQALENLAIDKNKEDDITLIYRDVDRLLPKYQKRYEDYALKQHLIQALARKGYDFSDISSALADYL from the coding sequence ATGAAAATTACTAAGATTGAAAAGAAAAAACGGTTCTATCTCCTTGAATTAGATGATGAAGAGAAGCTCTATATTACCGAAGATACCATTGTCCATTTCATGCTTTCAAGGGACAGATTGGTCACCAAGGAAGAATTGGTGGAAATTAAGAATTTTGCCCAGTTTTCCTATGGTAAGAATCTAGCTCTCTACTTCCTTTCCTTCAAACAAAGAACAGAAAAAGAGGTTAAAGATTATCTCAATAAGCATGATATTGAGGAAAAAATTATTCCAAAAGTCCTAACAGATTTAAAAAAAGATAAGTGGATTGATGATTATCATTACGCTGAGGTTTTTATCAATCAAAATTTAACAAATGGTGATAAGGGACCTTTCGTTCTAAGCCAGAAGCTTTCCCAGAAAGGGATTGCAAAGTCCATTATTGAAGAATGCCTAGACGGACAAGACTTTTCCCATACTGTTGTCAAGGTTGGACAAAAACTTTATAAAAAGTATGCAGGTCGTTACCCAGCAAAAACCATCAAGGCTAAAATTCAGCAAAATCTTCTTAGCAAAGGTTTTGACTATCAAACAGTTAATCAAGCGCTCGAAAATTTAGCTATTGATAAAAATAAAGAGGATGACATTACTCTTATCTATCGAGATGTGGATAGGCTTCTACCAAAGTATCAAAAGAGATATGAGGATTATGCACTTAAACAGCATTTAATCCAAGCTTTGGCTCGAAAGGGCTATGATTTTTCCGACATTTCATCTGCTTTAGCTGACTATCTATAA
- a CDS encoding nucleoside tri-diphosphate phosphatase, with translation MKLPKEGDFITIQSYKHNGSLHRTWRDTMVLKITENAIIGVNDHTLVTESDGRRWVTREPAIVYFHKKFWFNIIAMIRDSGVSYYCNLASPYVMDEEALKYIDYDLDVKVFENHEKKLLDVDEYESHKKEMHYSADIDYILKENVKILVEWINNKKGPFSESYINIWYKRYLELKNR, from the coding sequence ATGAAATTACCCAAAGAAGGCGACTTTATTACAATTCAGAGTTATAAGCATAATGGTAGTTTGCACCGAACATGGCGCGACACTATGGTACTAAAAATAACTGAAAATGCAATTATTGGTGTAAACGACCATACACTTGTTACTGAAAGTGATGGCAGACGCTGGGTGACTCGAGAACCAGCCATTGTTTATTTTCATAAAAAATTTTGGTTCAATATAATTGCAATGATTCGTGATAGCGGTGTTTCCTATTATTGTAACTTAGCTAGTCCCTATGTTATGGATGAGGAAGCCCTCAAATATATTGATTACGACTTAGATGTCAAAGTCTTTGAGAATCACGAAAAAAAGCTTTTAGATGTTGACGAATATGAAAGCCATAAAAAAGAAATGCATTATTCAGCAGATATTGATTATATTCTGAAAGAGAATGTCAAAATTCTTGTTGAGTGGATTAACAATAAAAAAGGGCCTTTCTCAGAATCTTATATCAATATCTGGTACAAGCGTTATCTTGAACTCAAGAATCGTTAA